The genomic region GTAGCAGGCGGGGGCGGCCGTCGACGACGATCCTGCGGTCGTGGAGAAGAACTCGCGACATCAGGTCTGACTCTTCCTCTCGGCGGATCTTCAGGCGGCCCCTCTTGTGATCTCGCGGGCGCCTGCTTATGGTGCCTGAAACCGGTTTCTGTTAACCGCACGTTACGGATCGAGGGAGCCATGGGCAATAGTCGGGTCACGGTTCGGGAGATCGCCCGGCTGGCCGGCGTCTCGGTCGCCACGGTGTCCCGGGTCTCCAACGGCACCGGTCAGGTGTCCGAGGAGATGCGTCGCCGCGTCCTCGAGGCCATCGAGACGTACGGCTACCGGCCGGATCACCTCGGCCGGGCCCTCGCGGCCCGCCGGCACGGCGCGCTCGGCCTGGTCTTCCCGGGCCTGTCCGGCCCGTACTTCACCGAGCTGATCCAGGGCTTCGAGTCGGAGGCCGTGCCGGCCCGGGCCAGCGTGCACATCCTCTGCACCCACCTGCGCGAGGACTCCGACGACCAGGTGCTGGAGATGGCCCGCCGGGTCGACGGCGTCGCGGTCATCGGCGGCACCATCTCCGACCCGGCGCTGCTCCGGCTCGCCGAGATGGTCCCGGTCGTCGTGCTGGCCGGAACCGGCCCGGAGACCGTGCCCTCGGTCAGCGTCGACAACGCGCCGGCCATGACCCGGCTGGTCCGTCATCTACTCGTCGACCACGGCCTGCGCCACCTGGCCTTCGTCGGCAACCCGGACGGCTCCCCGGACGTCAGCGAGCGGTGGGCCGGCTTCCTGGCCGCGTACCGGGAGCTGGACCTCACCCCGCCCGCCGAGCCGGTCCGGGTCGCCATGCAACAGCCGGACGGCGTGCTCGCCGCCGAGCAGCTGCTGCGCGACCGGGCGACCGCGCCGGACGCGGTCGTCTGCGCCAACGACGAGATCGCCCTCGGCGTTCTCGTCGGCGCGCTCGGCCGAGGCCTGCGCGTGCCCGAGGACCTCGTCATCACCGGCTTCGACGACGCGCCCATGGCGGCGCTCGTCTCGCCCCCGCTCACCACCGTGCGGCAACCCGTCCGGGATCTGGCCGCGGAGGCCGCCCGGTTGATCCTCTCCGCCGTCGACGCCCCCGGCGCCCCGGCACCCGACAGCATCGTCCTCCCCACCGACTTCGTCGTACGCCGCAGCTGCGGCTGCCCGGCGGAATCCCCCACTGGAGGTACCGGCAAGTGAAACGACGGAAGCTCACCCGGATCGCCGCGATCGCCGCGGCCGTCGCCCTCGCGGTCAGCGGCTGCACCGGCACCGAACAGCAGTCCGGCCCCGGCACCGAGGGCCGCATCGCGTACCTCGACTACGGCGACTTCGGCGGCGGCAGCAACCCGCAGGCCAATTACAACCCCTACCTCGACGCCAGCCGGCTCGGCGCCACCGAGTACCTCTTCGAGCAGTTGATCGCCTACGACAACTACGGCTGCGAGGCCAAGCCGTGGCTCGCCACCGAGTGGAGCTGGACCGACCCGCAGACGCTCGTCTGGAAGCTGCGCGACGGCGTGAAGTGGACCGACGGCAAGCCGTTCACCGCCGACGACGTCACCTTCACCTACGACATGCTCAAGCAGCACAAGGCGCTGGACGTCAAGGGGGTCTGGCGCTACCTCAGCGCCGTCGAGGCGACCGACCCGCACACCGTCACCATGCGCTTCAGCCAGCCGGGCGCCTCGGCGTTCACCCTGTTCAGCGAGATCAAGATCGTGCCGAAGCACGTCTGGTCCACGGTGTCCGACCCGGTGACCTTCACCAACGCCGAGAAGCCGGTCGGCACCGGCCCGTTCACCGTGAAGGCGTTCAACCCGCAGCAGCTGACCCTGGGCCGCAACGCCGACTACTGGCAGGCCGACAAGATCAAGGTCGACGAGCTGCGGTTCCACAAGGCCGACGGCGGGGGGCAGATCGACCAGCTCAAGCTCAGCCGCGGCGAGTACGACACCAACGCGATGTTCGTGCCGGACATCAAGAAGGCGTACGTCGACCGGGACCCCGAGCACAACAAGTACTGGTACCCCTCCGGCGGCTCGATCAGCGTCTACATGAACCTGACCAGGGCGCCGTTCAACGACGCCGCCTTCCGCAAGGCCCTGGTGCCCGCCTTCAACCGGCAGGAGATCGTCGACAAGGCGCAGCTCGGCTACGTCAAGCCGGCCAGCCAGACCGGTCTCGTGGTGCCCGGGCAGGCCGCGTGGCTGCCCACGGACATCGCCAACCAGGGCGTGGCCGCGTACGACCAGGCCAAGGCCGACGCCGACCTGACCGCCGCCGGCTACCCCCGCAACGGCGACGGCAAGCGCGTCGGCAAGGACGGCAAGCCCATCGCGTTCAGCT from Micromonospora sp. WMMD812 harbors:
- a CDS encoding LacI family DNA-binding transcriptional regulator, translated to MGNSRVTVREIARLAGVSVATVSRVSNGTGQVSEEMRRRVLEAIETYGYRPDHLGRALAARRHGALGLVFPGLSGPYFTELIQGFESEAVPARASVHILCTHLREDSDDQVLEMARRVDGVAVIGGTISDPALLRLAEMVPVVVLAGTGPETVPSVSVDNAPAMTRLVRHLLVDHGLRHLAFVGNPDGSPDVSERWAGFLAAYRELDLTPPAEPVRVAMQQPDGVLAAEQLLRDRATAPDAVVCANDEIALGVLVGALGRGLRVPEDLVITGFDDAPMAALVSPPLTTVRQPVRDLAAEAARLILSAVDAPGAPAPDSIVLPTDFVVRRSCGCPAESPTGGTGK
- a CDS encoding ABC transporter substrate-binding protein, translating into MKRRKLTRIAAIAAAVALAVSGCTGTEQQSGPGTEGRIAYLDYGDFGGGSNPQANYNPYLDASRLGATEYLFEQLIAYDNYGCEAKPWLATEWSWTDPQTLVWKLRDGVKWTDGKPFTADDVTFTYDMLKQHKALDVKGVWRYLSAVEATDPHTVTMRFSQPGASAFTLFSEIKIVPKHVWSTVSDPVTFTNAEKPVGTGPFTVKAFNPQQLTLGRNADYWQADKIKVDELRFHKADGGGQIDQLKLSRGEYDTNAMFVPDIKKAYVDRDPEHNKYWYPSGGSISVYMNLTRAPFNDAAFRKALVPAFNRQEIVDKAQLGYVKPASQTGLVVPGQAAWLPTDIANQGVAAYDQAKADADLTAAGYPRNGDGKRVGKDGKPIAFSFRVPGSWTDWVQAQRIIVANLTALGFTVRAETPTPEAYENDRAIGNYDVLLGVHGGSCNMFRNFQEPLASDQSAPVGKKAVSNFVRWNDPRTDQLIDTLRTATDEAAQKAAVADLTKVMVEQVPVIPLWYGAKWFQYRTAKATGWPNEDNPYAAPSDNLLIITHLQPAGTNAK